From a single Micromonospora pallida genomic region:
- a CDS encoding LytR/AlgR family response regulator transcription factor yields MTGGFLRVLAVDDEPPALDELAYHLRADPRVARLHTASDATEALRVLRDDDVDVVFLDIRMPGLDGMELARVLRRFARPPSIVFVTAYDDGAADAFDLGATDYVRKPVRADRLAESLRRVIGSRVVPSHPAAHARAEEDPTIPIELAGTTRMLPRSAVRWVEAQGDYARLHTADGSHLVRVSLSTLAERWADAGFVRIHRSYLVQLRLIAELRLVNSGYVVVIDAAELPVSRRHTRELKDRLVRAAKQDWSR; encoded by the coding sequence GTGACCGGCGGATTCCTGCGGGTGCTGGCGGTCGACGACGAGCCTCCGGCGCTGGACGAACTGGCGTACCACCTGCGCGCCGACCCCCGGGTGGCCCGGCTGCACACCGCCTCGGACGCCACCGAGGCGCTTCGGGTGCTCCGCGACGACGACGTGGACGTGGTGTTCCTGGACATCCGGATGCCCGGCCTGGACGGCATGGAGCTGGCCCGGGTGCTGCGTCGCTTCGCCCGCCCGCCGTCGATCGTCTTCGTCACCGCGTACGACGACGGCGCGGCGGACGCCTTCGACCTGGGCGCGACCGACTACGTGCGCAAGCCGGTCCGCGCGGACCGGTTGGCCGAGTCCCTGCGCCGGGTGATCGGGTCGCGGGTGGTGCCGAGTCATCCCGCCGCGCACGCCCGGGCCGAGGAGGACCCGACCATCCCGATCGAGCTGGCCGGGACGACCCGGATGTTGCCCCGGTCGGCGGTGCGCTGGGTGGAGGCGCAGGGCGACTACGCACGCCTGCACACCGCCGACGGGTCACACCTGGTCCGGGTGTCGTTGTCGACTCTCGCCGAACGTTGGGCGGATGCCGGATTCGTACGGATCCACCGCTCGTACCTGGTGCAGTTGCGGCTGATCGCCGAACTGCGGCTGGTCAACTCGGGCTACGTGGTGGTCATCGACGCCGCCGAACTGCCGGTGAGCCGCCGGCACACCCGGGAGCTGAAGGACCGCCTGGTCCGCGCCGCCAAACAGGACTGGAGCCGCTGA
- a CDS encoding sensor histidine kinase produces MSGNVSAVLAVVVLVTALVAALFGVGRLRARRGIATASQRATYEVLHTAGLAAAPLRAGLDEVNAAKAVRHLRTLVGAAGLALTDRDDLLALDGRGAHHTAQLRAAAQKAVAAGRSTVLGEVELHCDRVDCPVRGAIVAPLSGPDGRVVGALVAVADDAPPPGLVQATLETADWAGDQLALAELDSSRERLARAEVRALRAQISPHFIYNALTAIASFVRTDPERARELIMEFAEFTRYSFRAHGEFTTLAEELRSIDRYLTIERARFGDRLQVRLQVAPEVLPVALPFLCLQPLVENAVRHGLSRKPGTGMVSIEARDAGAECHITVEDDGVGMDPATLTAGIAELAGPGGKPGSATHSGAGHSGGAGHSGGPGDDSGQHVGLSNVDERLRSAFGDQFGLVVETGLGSGTKVSMRIPKFHPGVRAGS; encoded by the coding sequence ATGAGCGGCAACGTCTCGGCGGTGCTCGCGGTCGTCGTGCTGGTGACCGCGCTGGTGGCCGCCCTGTTCGGGGTGGGCCGGCTGCGCGCCCGCCGGGGCATCGCCACGGCCAGCCAGCGGGCCACGTACGAGGTGCTGCACACCGCCGGGCTGGCCGCCGCGCCACTGCGCGCCGGGTTGGACGAGGTCAACGCGGCCAAGGCCGTCCGGCACCTGCGGACCCTGGTGGGTGCGGCCGGGCTGGCGCTGACCGACCGGGACGACCTGCTCGCCCTCGACGGGCGCGGTGCGCACCACACGGCCCAGTTGCGCGCGGCGGCGCAGAAGGCGGTGGCCGCCGGCCGCTCGACCGTGCTCGGCGAGGTGGAACTGCACTGCGACCGGGTCGACTGCCCGGTACGCGGTGCCATCGTCGCCCCGCTCAGCGGCCCGGACGGGCGGGTGGTCGGGGCGCTGGTGGCGGTCGCCGACGACGCTCCCCCGCCGGGGCTGGTGCAGGCCACCCTGGAGACCGCCGACTGGGCCGGCGACCAGCTCGCCCTGGCCGAGCTGGACTCGTCCCGGGAACGGCTGGCCCGGGCCGAGGTCCGCGCGCTGCGGGCGCAGATCAGCCCGCACTTCATCTACAACGCGCTCACCGCCATCGCCTCGTTCGTCCGCACCGACCCGGAGCGGGCCCGCGAGCTGATCATGGAGTTTGCCGAGTTCACCCGGTACTCCTTCCGAGCGCACGGCGAGTTCACCACGTTGGCCGAGGAGCTGCGCTCGATCGACCGCTACCTGACCATCGAACGGGCCCGGTTCGGCGACCGGCTCCAGGTGCGGCTCCAGGTCGCCCCGGAGGTACTGCCGGTGGCGCTGCCCTTCCTCTGCCTCCAACCGCTGGTGGAGAACGCCGTCCGGCACGGGTTGTCCCGCAAGCCCGGCACGGGCATGGTGAGCATCGAGGCCCGGGACGCGGGCGCCGAGTGCCACATCACGGTGGAGGACGACGGCGTGGGGATGGATCCGGCGACCCTGACCGCCGGGATCGCCGAGCTGGCCGGGCCGGGCGGGAAGCCGGGCAGCGCCACGCACTCCGGGGCCGGGCACTCCGGCGGGGCCGGGCACTCCGGCGGGCCGGGGGACGACTCCGGGCAGCACGTCGGGCTCTCGAACGTCGACGAGCGGCTCCGGTCAGCCTTCGGCGACCAGTTCGGCCTGGTCGTGGAGACCGGCCTCGGATCGGGTACGAAGGTGAGCATGCGAATCCCGAAGTTCCACCCCGGCGTCCGGGCGGGCTCGTGA
- a CDS encoding sugar transferase yields MRHVDSFEIQPPTPPSHNGVPRSAWARSSRRVSRWHRPYIFLLLLLDFGAAALASWTAIQLFDQAASGFTEAEHDPTWFYTVSYLLLPLGWVVTLWSNRAYDRRYLGLGPEEFKRVMRAAVTVAASVSFLAFSTVTQLSRFTVGTALLGAAILILLGRMLGRFTLHMVRRRNGHAAHRMVLVGTLPECLEVYAAVTRNPAAGLVPVAIHITDGYAAARGIETPVPVYAGQDVLALVREVGGDTIAVCGSASSEPGELRRLAWQLEGSGVDLVVAPQLTDIAGPRVHIRPIEGLPLLHVEEPTLSGPALLMKNLMDRVAAGLGLLVLVPAFLAIAVAIRISDPGPVFFRQPRVGHEGRTFRVWKFRTMYVDAEDRLASLVDQNETDGMLFKMKQDPRVFPVGRFLRASSMDELPQLINVLWGEMSLVGPRPLPADDGDFLGDVRRRLLVRPGITGLWQVSGRSDLSWDEAVRLDLYYVDNWSLAYDLSILWRTVGVVLARKGAY; encoded by the coding sequence GTGCGGCACGTCGACAGCTTCGAGATCCAGCCGCCGACACCGCCGTCACACAACGGCGTACCCCGGTCGGCGTGGGCGCGGTCCAGCCGCCGGGTCTCTCGGTGGCACCGTCCCTACATCTTCCTCCTCCTGCTGCTGGACTTCGGCGCGGCGGCCCTGGCCAGTTGGACCGCCATCCAGCTCTTCGACCAGGCAGCCTCCGGTTTCACCGAGGCCGAACACGACCCGACCTGGTTCTACACCGTGTCGTACCTCCTGCTCCCGCTCGGCTGGGTGGTCACCCTGTGGAGCAACCGGGCCTACGACCGCCGCTACCTGGGCCTGGGCCCGGAGGAGTTCAAGCGGGTGATGCGGGCTGCCGTCACGGTGGCAGCCAGCGTGTCGTTCCTGGCCTTCTCCACCGTGACCCAGCTCTCCCGGTTTACGGTGGGCACCGCGCTGCTCGGCGCGGCCATCCTGATCCTCCTCGGCCGGATGTTGGGCCGGTTCACCCTGCACATGGTGCGGCGACGCAACGGGCACGCGGCGCACCGGATGGTCCTGGTGGGCACGCTCCCGGAGTGCCTGGAGGTGTACGCGGCGGTCACCCGTAACCCGGCCGCCGGGCTGGTGCCGGTCGCCATCCACATCACCGACGGCTACGCCGCGGCGCGGGGCATCGAGACCCCGGTGCCGGTCTACGCCGGCCAGGACGTGCTCGCCCTGGTCCGCGAGGTCGGCGGGGACACCATCGCGGTCTGCGGATCGGCCAGCTCGGAGCCGGGTGAGTTGCGCCGGCTGGCCTGGCAGCTGGAGGGTTCCGGGGTCGACCTGGTGGTCGCGCCGCAGCTCACCGACATCGCCGGCCCTCGGGTGCACATCCGGCCGATCGAGGGCCTGCCGCTGCTGCACGTCGAGGAGCCGACCCTCTCCGGCCCGGCACTCCTGATGAAGAACCTGATGGACCGGGTGGCGGCGGGGCTGGGCCTGCTGGTGCTCGTGCCGGCCTTCCTGGCCATCGCGGTGGCCATCCGGATCTCGGACCCGGGACCGGTCTTCTTCCGGCAGCCCCGGGTGGGGCACGAGGGGCGTACCTTCCGGGTCTGGAAGTTCCGCACCATGTACGTCGACGCGGAGGATCGGCTCGCCAGTCTGGTGGACCAGAACGAGACCGACGGCATGCTCTTCAAGATGAAGCAGGATCCCCGAGTCTTCCCGGTCGGCCGGTTCCTGCGTGCCTCGTCGATGGACGAGCTGCCCCAGTTGATCAACGTACTCTGGGGCGAGATGTCGCTGGTGGGGCCGCGTCCGCTCCCCGCCGACGACGGTGACTTCCTGGGCGACGTGCGCCGCCGGCTGCTGGTCCGTCCCGGGATAACCGGTCTGTGGCAGGTCTCCGGCCGCTCCGACCTCTCCTGGGACGAGGCGGTCCGACTCGACCTGTACTACGTCGACAACTGGTCGCTGGCGTACGACCTGAGCATCCTCTGGCGGACGGTCGGGGTGGTGCTCGCCCGCAAGGGCGCGTACTGA
- a CDS encoding glycosyltransferase family 4 protein — MKIVVAHNRYRQAQPSGENTIVDAEIAQLRAAGVEVLPFLRSSDEIPTMPKTAKALLPISPIYAPRAQQELSRLLTEHKPDALHLHNPYPLLSPWVVRTAHKHGVPVVQTVHNYRQVCSSGVYFRDGAICQDCKGKALGVPAITNRCYRGSTVQSALMATTLAVHRGTWRSVDRFIALTSQIATHLRDYGIPADRIVVKPNGIPDPGRPASLGEGFFYLGRLSPEKGLGLLLDAWRRHPDGALGPLRIAGDGELRHLAEQAAAERSDVTYLGSLDRDGVRAVMAQSAVVIAASLWHDVLPTVVIEAMASGRPVLGTDLGGIPYLVGMDDPAGAVGWVVPADPAAMAAALPTAAAGAAALSAPARLRYERTFHPDVVTKRLIDVYASLA, encoded by the coding sequence GTGAAAATCGTGGTGGCGCACAACCGGTACCGCCAGGCCCAGCCCTCTGGTGAGAACACCATCGTCGACGCGGAGATCGCCCAGCTCAGGGCGGCGGGGGTGGAGGTGCTGCCCTTCCTCCGCAGCTCCGACGAGATCCCCACGATGCCGAAGACGGCCAAGGCGCTGCTGCCGATCTCACCGATCTACGCTCCCCGCGCCCAGCAGGAGCTGAGCCGGCTGCTGACCGAACACAAACCGGACGCGCTGCACCTGCACAACCCGTACCCGCTGCTCTCGCCCTGGGTGGTGCGGACCGCGCACAAGCACGGGGTGCCGGTGGTGCAGACGGTGCACAACTACCGGCAGGTCTGCTCCTCCGGCGTCTACTTCCGCGACGGCGCGATCTGCCAGGACTGCAAGGGCAAGGCGCTCGGCGTGCCGGCGATCACGAACCGCTGCTACCGGGGCTCGACCGTGCAGAGCGCCCTGATGGCGACCACCCTGGCCGTGCACCGGGGCACCTGGCGCTCGGTCGACCGGTTCATCGCGCTGACCTCGCAGATCGCCACCCACCTGCGCGACTACGGCATCCCGGCCGATCGGATCGTGGTGAAGCCGAACGGCATTCCCGACCCGGGCCGCCCCGCGTCGCTCGGCGAGGGCTTCTTCTACCTGGGTCGGCTCTCCCCTGAGAAGGGGCTCGGCCTGCTGCTCGACGCCTGGCGGCGGCATCCGGACGGCGCGCTCGGTCCGCTCCGCATCGCCGGTGACGGCGAACTGCGGCACCTCGCCGAGCAGGCCGCCGCCGAACGGTCCGACGTTACCTACCTCGGGTCGCTGGACCGGGACGGCGTCCGGGCGGTGATGGCGCAGAGCGCCGTGGTGATCGCCGCCTCGCTCTGGCACGACGTGCTGCCGACCGTGGTGATCGAGGCGATGGCGAGCGGTCGGCCGGTGCTCGGCACCGACCTGGGCGGCATCCCGTACCTGGTGGGGATGGACGACCCGGCCGGGGCGGTCGGCTGGGTGGTGCCCGCCGACCCGGCCGCCATGGCCGCCGCCCTGCCGACGGCAGCGGCCGGCGCCGCCGCCCTGTCGGCCCCCGCCCGCCTCCGCTACGAGCGCACCTTCCACCCCGACGTGGTCACCAAGCGCCTCATCGACGTGTACGCCTCGCTCGCCTGA
- a CDS encoding Fpg/Nei family DNA glycosylase translates to MPELPEVEALADHLRRRAVGHRVERVEVAAISALKTYDPAPDALTGRQVLDAGRHGKFLDVRFEGDLHLVIHLARAGWLHYRESFPSAVPLRPGKGPIALRVRLDDGSGFDLTEAGTQKSLAGYLVTDPGQVPGVARLGPDALDADLATFSARLRSRRGQVKGVLTDQQVLAGVGNAYSDEILHAARLSPFALTNRLTDEQLGTLHDATRRVLGDAVARSVGQRAAELKGEKRSGLKVHARTGLPCPVCGDTIREVSFADSSLQYCPGCQTGGKPLADRRLSRLVR, encoded by the coding sequence GTGCCGGAGCTACCCGAGGTGGAAGCGCTCGCCGATCACCTGCGCCGACGTGCCGTCGGGCACCGGGTCGAGCGGGTGGAGGTCGCCGCGATCAGCGCCCTGAAGACGTACGACCCCGCGCCGGACGCGCTGACCGGGCGGCAGGTCCTGGACGCCGGCCGGCACGGCAAGTTCCTCGACGTCCGGTTCGAGGGTGACCTGCACCTGGTGATCCATCTGGCCCGTGCCGGCTGGCTGCACTACCGGGAGTCGTTCCCGTCCGCCGTCCCGTTGCGGCCCGGGAAGGGGCCGATCGCGCTGCGGGTACGCCTTGACGACGGTTCCGGTTTCGACCTGACCGAGGCGGGTACGCAGAAGAGTCTCGCCGGGTACCTGGTGACCGATCCGGGGCAGGTGCCCGGGGTGGCTCGGCTCGGCCCGGATGCACTCGACGCCGACCTGGCCACCTTCAGCGCACGGTTGCGCAGTCGACGGGGCCAGGTCAAGGGGGTGCTGACCGACCAGCAGGTGCTGGCCGGGGTCGGCAACGCGTACTCCGACGAGATCCTGCACGCGGCGCGGCTGTCACCGTTCGCGCTGACCAACCGGCTGACCGACGAGCAGCTCGGCACGCTGCACGACGCGACCCGGCGGGTGCTCGGCGACGCGGTGGCCCGCTCGGTCGGGCAGCGGGCGGCGGAGCTGAAGGGGGAGAAGCGGTCCGGATTGAAGGTGCATGCCCGGACTGGGCTGCCCTGTCCGGTGTGCGGGGACACCATCCGGGAGGTCTCTTTTGCCGACTCCAGCCTCCAGTACTGCCCAGGCTGCCAGACCGGCGGCAAGCCGCTCGCTGACCGAAGGTTGTCCAGACTTGTACGGTGA
- a CDS encoding sugar phosphate nucleotidyltransferase, producing the protein MIGMVLAAGAGRRLRPYTDTLPKALVPVDGETTILDIALRNLAEVGLTEIVIVVGYAADAVVTRQRALEEKYGVTITLVHNDKAEEWNNAYSLWLAREHFARGVLLVNGDTVHPVSVERTLLAERGPGILLAVDTVKKLAAEEMKATFDSAGQLTRITKLMDPAEAYGEYIGATLIEPAVADALADALETTWRRDPNLYYEDGYQEFADRGGEVRAASIGDVAWVEVDNHDDLARAREIACHY; encoded by the coding sequence ATGATCGGGATGGTGCTCGCGGCCGGGGCGGGACGTCGGCTGCGTCCGTACACCGACACGCTGCCGAAGGCGCTGGTGCCGGTGGACGGGGAGACGACCATCCTCGACATCGCGCTGCGCAACCTCGCCGAGGTGGGGCTGACCGAGATCGTGATCGTGGTCGGCTACGCCGCCGACGCGGTCGTCACCCGGCAGCGGGCCCTAGAGGAGAAGTACGGCGTCACGATCACCCTCGTGCACAACGACAAGGCCGAGGAGTGGAACAACGCGTACTCGCTCTGGCTGGCCCGGGAGCACTTCGCCCGGGGCGTCCTGTTGGTGAATGGGGACACCGTGCACCCGGTGAGCGTGGAGCGGACCCTGCTCGCCGAGCGTGGTCCGGGCATCCTGCTCGCCGTCGACACGGTCAAGAAGCTCGCCGCCGAGGAGATGAAGGCCACCTTCGACTCCGCCGGCCAGCTCACCCGGATCACCAAGCTGATGGACCCGGCCGAGGCGTACGGGGAGTACATCGGCGCGACGCTGATCGAGCCGGCGGTGGCCGACGCGCTCGCCGACGCCCTGGAAACGACCTGGCGGCGCGACCCGAACCTCTACTACGAGGACGGCTACCAGGAGTTCGCCGACCGTGGGGGCGAGGTCCGGGCCGCTTCGATCGGCGACGTCGCCTGGGTGGAGGTCGACAACCACGACGACCTGGCCCGGGCGCGGGAGATCGCGTGCCATTACTAG
- a CDS encoding CDP-alcohol phosphatidyltransferase family protein — protein MHSATTLTESSRPTVADFHRVNRGGGLFSESISQWLGAVFALVAQRLGLRPTALTIMNLVLGLAASVTVVALADRVAAGSVPAWVVGLVALVGWQVAYALDCADGQLARVTGQGSAAGARVDVLCDVAAQIALVTALGTVAVAQRPSTPVWLVAAFAGTWMVNLVTSVMQAGPNAASMVTSTSLPVRLAKLVRDYGAVIFVAGLVLTFVPTLTFWVVAAFTVVNGGFLLASIAFSARASLR, from the coding sequence GTGCACTCCGCGACCACCTTGACTGAATCGTCCCGTCCCACCGTCGCCGACTTCCACCGGGTCAACCGGGGCGGCGGGCTGTTCAGCGAGTCGATCAGCCAATGGCTGGGGGCGGTGTTCGCGCTGGTCGCCCAGCGGCTGGGCCTGCGCCCCACCGCGTTGACCATCATGAACCTGGTGCTCGGGCTGGCCGCCTCGGTGACCGTGGTGGCGCTCGCCGACCGGGTCGCCGCCGGGTCCGTGCCGGCCTGGGTGGTCGGGCTGGTCGCGCTGGTCGGCTGGCAGGTGGCGTACGCCCTGGACTGTGCCGACGGTCAGCTCGCCCGGGTGACCGGGCAGGGCAGCGCGGCCGGCGCCCGGGTGGACGTGCTCTGCGACGTGGCGGCCCAGATCGCCCTGGTCACCGCGCTGGGGACGGTGGCGGTGGCACAGCGCCCGTCGACGCCGGTCTGGCTGGTGGCGGCCTTCGCCGGCACCTGGATGGTCAACCTGGTGACCTCGGTGATGCAGGCCGGCCCGAACGCCGCCAGCATGGTCACCTCGACCAGCCTCCCGGTACGCCTGGCGAAGCTGGTCCGCGACTACGGTGCGGTGATCTTCGTAGCCGGCCTGGTCCTCACCTTCGTACCCACGCTGACGTTCTGGGTGGTGGCCGCGTTCACCGTCGTCAACGGCGGATTCCTCCTGGCCAGCATCGCCTTCTCCGCCCGCGCATCCCTGCGCTGA
- a CDS encoding iron-containing alcohol dehydrogenase family protein, with product MPLLARTVNTPLVIEVRRGAVADLGPLLADRRISAGGDVAVVVGPGQGEKIANLCQPNLGSADVFMVAGGSIDSANELGDQLRRRSYDAVVGIGGGKTIDTAKYAATRYGIPMVTVATSLANDGIASPTASLDHEGGKGSYGVHMPIAVIVDLDFVENGPDRQTQAGIGDAVSNLSACADWELAHQVRDEPIDGLAVTLARTGAEALVNHPGTITDDGFLTTLAEALILGGIASSVAGSTRPASGGDHEISHAIDRLYPGTASHGEQVGLGALFCTFLRDEPERFAQLAGCLRRHGLAVDPAGIGLTDEQFVEAVQYAPRTRPDRYTILEHLTMSPTETRRRLADYAGALRDHLD from the coding sequence GTGCCATTACTAGCCCGGACCGTCAACACGCCGCTGGTGATCGAGGTCCGACGCGGCGCGGTGGCCGACCTGGGCCCGCTCCTGGCCGACCGGCGGATCTCCGCCGGGGGTGACGTGGCGGTGGTGGTCGGACCGGGTCAGGGCGAGAAGATCGCCAACCTGTGCCAACCCAACCTGGGCTCTGCCGACGTGTTCATGGTCGCCGGCGGTTCCATCGACTCGGCGAACGAACTGGGCGACCAGCTCCGCCGCCGCTCCTACGACGCGGTGGTCGGCATCGGCGGCGGCAAGACCATCGACACCGCCAAGTACGCCGCCACCCGGTACGGCATTCCGATGGTGACCGTGGCGACCAGCCTCGCCAACGACGGCATCGCCTCGCCGACCGCCTCCCTGGACCACGAGGGCGGCAAGGGCTCGTACGGCGTGCACATGCCGATCGCGGTCATTGTCGACCTGGACTTCGTGGAGAACGGGCCGGACCGGCAGACCCAGGCCGGCATCGGAGACGCGGTGAGCAACCTGAGCGCCTGCGCCGACTGGGAACTGGCCCACCAGGTACGCGACGAGCCGATCGACGGGCTGGCCGTGACCCTGGCCCGGACCGGGGCGGAGGCGCTGGTCAACCACCCCGGGACGATCACCGACGACGGCTTCCTCACCACCCTCGCCGAGGCGCTGATCCTGGGCGGCATCGCCAGTTCGGTGGCCGGGTCGACCCGCCCGGCCAGCGGCGGCGACCACGAGATCTCGCACGCCATCGACCGGCTCTACCCGGGCACCGCCTCGCACGGTGAGCAGGTCGGGCTCGGTGCCCTGTTCTGCACCTTCCTGCGCGACGAACCGGAACGCTTCGCCCAACTCGCCGGCTGCCTGCGCCGACACGGTCTGGCCGTGGACCCGGCCGGGATCGGGCTGACCGACGAGCAGTTCGTCGAGGCCGTGCAGTACGCCCCCCGCACCCGGCCGGACCGGTACACCATCCTCGAACACCTGACGATGTCGCCTACCGAGACGCGGAGGCGGCTGGCAGACTACGCCGGTGCACTCCGCGACCACCTTGACTGA
- a CDS encoding ester cyclase: MRSARELVESQYTMLRQRDLARLPELYAADAHYSMPGLTARPSEVPALLRAWSAAFPDLRTELTGLVETAGGVVVEQRMTGTHTGALHTPIGAVAPTGRAVSWDVVDVVRARHGLIASWHSYLDRGLLLADLGWRPEPVADTPLAA; encoded by the coding sequence ATGCGCAGCGCACGGGAACTCGTCGAGTCGCAGTACACCATGCTCCGACAGCGGGATCTCGCCCGCCTGCCGGAGCTGTACGCCGCTGACGCCCACTACTCGATGCCGGGGTTGACGGCCCGGCCGAGCGAGGTGCCCGCGCTCCTGCGGGCCTGGTCGGCGGCCTTCCCCGACCTGCGCACCGAGCTGACCGGGCTGGTCGAGACTGCCGGCGGGGTGGTGGTCGAGCAGCGGATGACGGGTACGCACACCGGTGCGTTGCACACCCCGATCGGTGCGGTCGCCCCGACCGGCCGGGCGGTGAGCTGGGACGTGGTCGACGTGGTCCGGGCCCGACACGGTCTGATCGCCTCCTGGCACTCCTACCTGGACCGGGGACTGCTCCTGGCCGACCTGGGCTGGCGGCCCGAACCGGTGGCCGACACCCCGCTCGCCGCCTGA
- a CDS encoding ATP-binding cassette domain-containing protein, with the protein MLDSRPTVLIGPNGAGKSTLMRLLTGQLKPSTGTVTRVGRVGWAAQHTVALPGFTVTEQVQYASWLAGISRSGAVEAAARSLDQAHLTELAGRPATQLSGGELARMGIACALASAPDFLVLDEPTAALDPLARRSVTAVLQGLAAQGIGILVSSHTATDIGPPFNRLLVLHRGRLEFDGSVHDFFHLRHRSGVVADLAQALRDH; encoded by the coding sequence GTGTTGGACAGTCGCCCGACCGTGCTCATCGGCCCGAACGGTGCGGGCAAGTCGACGCTGATGCGGTTGCTGACCGGGCAGCTGAAGCCGAGCACCGGAACGGTCACCCGGGTCGGACGCGTGGGCTGGGCAGCCCAGCACACGGTCGCCCTGCCCGGCTTCACTGTCACCGAGCAGGTGCAGTACGCCAGCTGGCTGGCGGGAATCTCCCGGTCCGGCGCCGTCGAAGCGGCTGCCCGGTCGCTCGACCAGGCGCACCTGACGGAGCTGGCTGGCCGGCCGGCGACGCAGCTCAGTGGCGGCGAGCTGGCTCGCATGGGCATCGCGTGTGCGCTGGCCTCCGCGCCCGACTTCCTGGTGCTCGACGAGCCGACGGCCGCGTTGGACCCGCTGGCTCGCCGTTCGGTCACCGCGGTCCTGCAGGGGCTCGCGGCCCAGGGCATCGGCATCCTCGTCTCGTCGCACACCGCAACGGACATCGGTCCGCCGTTCAACCGGTTGTTGGTGCTCCACCGTGGCCGACTGGAGTTTGACGGTTCGGTGCACGACTTCTTCCACCTGCGACACCGAAGCGGAGTCGTGGCAGACCTTGCGCAGGCCCTCCGTGACCACTAG
- a CDS encoding NUDIX hydrolase: MSTEPLRCAGALIIDDAGRLFIQRRSPERRLFPDTWDIVGGHLEPGEEIEDALRREVLEETGWTVSQVLGLVGEYRYTGDDGIERVETDFLVRVDGDLDRPQLEAGKHTEFRWITEQEVAVLDEHRDVNDGLIRRMAENAFAAVRSIGL; encoded by the coding sequence GTGTCCACCGAGCCCCTACGCTGCGCAGGCGCCCTCATCATCGACGACGCGGGCCGCCTCTTCATCCAGCGCCGGTCCCCGGAACGACGGCTTTTCCCCGACACCTGGGACATCGTGGGTGGTCATCTGGAGCCGGGTGAGGAAATCGAGGACGCGCTGCGTCGCGAGGTCCTCGAGGAGACCGGCTGGACCGTCTCGCAGGTGCTCGGGCTCGTCGGCGAGTACCGCTACACCGGCGACGACGGGATCGAGCGGGTGGAGACCGACTTCCTCGTACGGGTCGACGGCGACCTCGACCGTCCCCAGCTCGAGGCCGGCAAGCACACCGAGTTCCGCTGGATCACGGAGCAGGAGGTGGCGGTGCTGGACGAGCACCGCGACGTCAACGACGGGCTGATCCGGCGGATGGCGGAGAACGCGTTCGCCGCCGTACGTTCGATCGGTCTGTGA